ggggGATAAGAGCAGAAAGAAAGGACCATTGGATTTTGTGATTGATGGTTCCTGATCTCCACCCAGGGCAGCAAGATCAATACATTTATAGTAGcaagtggagaaaagaaaataaagtatatGGAATCATCATGCAAACTTATGTGTTTGAAAAGTATTCTTGAATTGAAGGGCTGTAATATAATGAAGCTATGTTATATGATCAAGTACAGATCTTACAAAATAATTGAATCATTTCTTATAAGATCCAAGTGCTGTGTGATGAATTAGAGTATATAAATCCTAAATTaggaatattaaatatttttaagtacctACTTACTTTATGTGAGATAACCAAATGATACTcaattgtctttcttttattcattgtAAAAACCACTGGTAAGGAGAAAACACTCTGAAATGGATTCCAAATATTTCAtcttaattttgttttgtggATACCTGAAAAGTACAGTTTTCTCAGACACAGAGGCAATTACAAAAGAGAAGCAGCCACGGTCATATGTCTCACCAAGTTCTCAGAACACAACAGGGAATTTTTTGGGACAAACAACACAATTTGACAATGTTTCTTCTGAACAGTCAACACCACCTGCCAAAACTGTTGAACAACCAATAACAACTACCCTAACACCCTTTGGAAAAACAGCAGCATATACTTCTGGTGGACAATCATTCACCAAACAGCCAATACCAAAGGCCAACACCTCTTCCCAAAGAACAGTACAACCAGTGTTAACCTCTGCCAGGCAAACACCACCAACTGACTACACTTCCAAACAAGTATTGTTGTCTGTCTATTCCTCTTCTAGAAAACCAGCAATATCAACTGATCTTAGTCTATCCACACAGCTAACATCAACTGTCAAAGGTTCACCAAGGAGTACACCAGGATTCATCCTCAAACCTACTATCAAAAACACTTCCTCACAAAAATCAAATTCTAATTCAACAGCTGCCATATTCATTGGTATAATTCTGACTTTTATGTTAATAGCTATAATTGTGATTGTACTATGGAAATGCTTGAGAAAACCAGTTTTAAATGACCAAAACTGGGCAGGAAGGTCTCCATTTGCTGATGGTGAAACTCCTGATATGTGTTTGGATAACATCAGAGAAAATGAAACATCCACAAAACATACATCAATTATTTCTCTTATGGCCTGGAAACCAAGCAAAAGCGCACTTCTAGCAGATGACTTAGAAATTAAATTGTTTGAATCAAGTGAAAATATTGAAGATTCCAACAACTCCAaagcagagaaaataaaagatcAAGCAAATGGTACATCAGAGGATAGTGCAGATGGATCAACAATTGGCACTGCTGTTTCTTCTTCGGATGATACAGATttgcctccaccccctccttctcTACTTGATTTGGAAGGACAGGAGAGTAACCAGGCTGATGAACCTGCAGTGACAATAGTTCCTCTCATAAATGATTCTACCAATCCTTTACCATCTCCAGACTGTCCCAATCAAGTCTGTGAAGATCATAATTCTGAGTTCAAACAATCATTTCCACCTCCACCTGACTCATTTAATTTACCCTCACCACCAGCAGATATTATGAATAACCAGGAAGACTGCAACAATGACATCCAGAGCCACGAGAGCCCTACTCTTCTTGTTCCGGAGCAAGAACTCAATGAATTTCTGCCACCACCACCTGAAGAACTGTCATAAAAATTATAACCCACTTTTcagcttatttttttcttaaaggattctatcttttcatttccttcatataaaaaaattgttaaatggCAAGTCATaggcaattttttatttttattcaagaaCTACCTGAAAACTGCTCAGAGTCCAGGTGCATAGTGAAACTTTTCTCTAAATGATAAAACAGAGATCTATTTACTGGTCATAGTATctaattttttatgtataaaacatTTTACATATGGGGATGGTATCTATGTCAATAacaacctttttttaaataatcaatatatatatatatatatatatatatatatatacacttaatATTAGCCAGTAGTTTTTTTTCCATAAAGAGCTATGTATAATGTCAATAActtcaccttttaaaaataatatatatatatatatatacacttaatATTAGCcagtagaggtttttttttttccataaagaaCTATGTATAATGttatcttgaataaataaattccagtTTTCCATTTGTAAGTTTGTGGGATAGGGGAATAAGAAACTCTATCCATATTCCCATTTTAAACAAGACTCTAACatttaaattaatataatattatatcGGTGTTCTAAGAGTGTTAACTATGAAACATTAAAATGACTGTTAAAGAAtacagaaaattctttttttttttttttttttgtggtgaggGAGGTTTGCTCAGTGTATTAGATTTTACAAGTGTAAtatcctgggtttgatctctaaCACTGCATATTCCAAAGCAGCGCTCTGGTCTACGTCTCTGTCTcaagaatgaacaaataaatcttttcaaaatttcctttttgttctcaCTGAAAATAGTACAACAAACATATTACACAATACCATACTGGAGAATTGTGTTGGGGATATCTATTCTTAAGAAAAATATAGACCTTTTCCTATCCTGTTGAGTGAATACAAATTTCAAAAATGAGcctattttaaaaaacacattctttttttttctttattggggtattaatgttttacaatcgacagtaaatacaatagtttgtacatgcataatatttcccagttttccacataacaatacagcccctaaAAGGTTCCCTGCCATAAAAAAGCATATTCTTATATACCTTAAGCACTCAAACAAAATGAAATCTTATAAAGGAAAACACAGACATATACCCAACTATAATAACTTCATTCCCATGAACTCATATTTGTATCAAATTACaggtgtttttcattttttaaaaattacctttatttattggatagagacagacaggaatcAAGAAGAAAAAGGGTGATttcagatgtttctttttttatgtatatatatatatatttttttaaatttattttcccttttgttgcccttgtttttcattgttgctgtagttgttgttgatgttgtcattgttggataggacagagagaaatggagagaggaggggaagacagagagggggagagaaagagagacacacctgcagacctgcttcaccgcctgtgaagtggctcccctgcaggtggggagctggaggctcgaactgggatcctaaccgaTGGTCCCTGCATttcgtaccacgtgcacttaacctgctgcgctaccacccaactccctatatacatatattttttattgcctaccagagtactgctcagctctagcttatggtgatgtgggggattgaaatctaggactatagagcctcaggcatgagtctccgtgcataaccattatgctatctacccctgccctacagatgtttttcaattttttaaaattatctttatttattggataaagacagccagaaatcaagaaggaagagggtgagacTATGTATGAGACTATGTAtgcttttttgatttttaaaaattatctttatttattggatagagacagccagaaatcaagagggtagggggtgacagagagggagaaagagcaacacctgcaactctgcttctccacttgcaaagctgcaggtggggaccgagactTCGaacctgtaacatgtgcactcaaccaggtgtgctatcactgGTCCAGCTGCTTTTTTTATGCAGAAATCATCTTTTACCCAACAGTTCACAAGTGATAAATCAAACAGTAGGAAATTTAAGTATTCTAGCTAAGATAAATTAGTCTTTGGCTaagacttaaaaattttttttaaaaattatctttatttgttagatagagatagtcagaaatctagaggggggagttagagagggagagagagatacctgcagccctgtttcaacactcacaaagttttccccatgcagatggggggactgggggctcaaacctgggtccttatgcattgtaccatgtgcactcaaccaggtgtgccaccacccatcccccaacCCCCCGTAAAGACTTTAATAGAGCTTAAACCATTATAATCTTTATTTCATATATAAGAATAGTTATGTAGTAGATTccttctttaacattttttttgaatttttatttatcagagagattgagagggaagggggagacagagaaggagagatactgcaTTGCTCCACCCCTTGTGAGgggcttgtacattgtaacatgtgtacttaaccaggtagcCCAATGCCCAGACCCTTGTAGTATTCCTTTTCAtactttagtttttttaaaaaaaattttttatatttatttttcccttttgttgcccttattgtttttattgttgttgtagttattattgttgtcattgataggacaaagagaaatggagggggagacagagagggggagagaaagacagccagccacctgcaaacctgtttcaacgcctgtgaagcgactcccctgcaggtggggagctgggggattgaaccgggatccttatgccggtccttatgctttgagccatgtacgcttaacctgctgcactattgcctgactccccatattttTGCTCTTTTTTACCTTTTGAAGGACGAGTATTGGAAAATACAGGAAAAATACCAACTCTCTAGATAAATCAGGAGCTGGTTGGGTCATAATAATTCCTGATTTCTCTGAATGCCACAAGCAACTTTTCTCCTCCTGCTTTTTTGTGGAATAGAAGAACAGATTTCCAACAGCAGCTGGTTTCTGTTTTTAAGAAATTCTCTGCCAATGAGGGAAATAATTCCCAGTTAGGGCATGCAATTTTCCCCCTTTGAGGTCAGTGGAAATGAACAGCCAATCAAGTGCAATCCTTGCTTAATCAGCAGAAAGAAATGCAAgttaataaaagaaatacaagaaAATGCTTGAACAAGGAAAAATTTACAGAGAAGATAAGGAAACCAGAATACAGAAAAGAAAGCTTATTTTAAATATGGCATGGGGctgataacataatggtcatacaaagagactttcatgcctgaggcctcaaaaatttcaggttcaatcccactgtgctaccatgagccagagctgagagaggggctgtgtatgtatgtgtgtgtgcacgcgtgtgtgtcaaaatatagcaaaaagaattcacacagaaatttaaaaaacaactgtATACCACATACtagtaatgtgtgtgagtgtgggtgtcaAAATATAGCAAAAAGAATTCCCTGGTCCTGATagtagtgagaaaaaaaaaagtgtcaagagTCAGGAAAAAACTTAGGTTTTACTACCGCCTCTAAgcaagtcacttaatctctctggGCCTATTAATAAATGGTCTTCTAGGTGGTTCTAAATCTGGTTAATGTTAATTTGTTGAGAGCATTACTAATATGTCGtatatagttgtttttttaattcctgTGAATTTCTTTGCATGATACTTCCCTGGGATGGCCTagagctcaagcctgggtcttcGGTTCTGGTatggtatgcactctaccaggtcctATCAGGAGTTATCTCCCAGTCTCtgatattattaattttaaaacataataCAAATGGTCATTCACACAGTACCAAAGATGGTAAGACAAAATAATACTTATATTCACTAACCAAAGCAAGTttcatgaagaaaaaaatgacctttaaGCCTAAAGAGTTAAAACAtattgtggccaggtggtggcccacctggttaagtgcacattagaATGAACAAGGATCCcgcctctacctgcagggggggaagctttgcaagtggtgaagcattctgcaaagtctctctctctatatatatatatatatgtatatatctccatctcccccttccctctggatttctctccgtctccatccaataaatatatatgtttttttttttaaagagatacaACATGTTTGGACCTGGTAGAGGGCTCAGTAGGTAAAGTACAGGCCTTGCTGTGTGAGACCATAGGTTCTACCCCCAGCACAACATGAGAGTAACCTGGACAGCAACAAAGAAATTCTATGGTTCGTGGAGCTATTCTTTGgtatgtctctccttttctcccttccctaaaaaataagaatataaattgGACTGCAGTGGTATAAAAAGTATCATGTATAAAATGTCCTATGTTCATTCACCTAGCACCATacccatatatacacacacacacttattttacaacataaactgaaaattaaaagagcaaggtaatcattttaaaagtatatggGGGTAAGGTGGAGTAGGATGGGGTTGGTGCAAGGAGGTACCTTGCAGGCACAAAGTCTTGAGCTAAACACCCAGAATTATATGAGcaacaaaatcaaaacaaacagaaGACTTCATATTTGGTAGAGAGGTACTCTGATCATATGTAcattctttcctttctcacatacattctctcataaaaaataaactgttCTGAAACAGTGCATGgggctgcagagacagcataatggttatgcaaaaagacttgaaagcctgaggctccaaagccccagattcagttcccCACATCATCATAGGccactgctgagcagtgctctgaaggggaggagataaaagaaaagaaactgtattAGCATAAAGTGCATATCTCAtaggtgcaaggccctgggttgaaTCCATAGCACTGCatttaaagaacaaaacaaacaaccaaatcaACAAAACACCCCCTAGGCTGGGGACATAATGCAGTAGCTGCATAGTGGACTTGTATGtaagaggcctcaggttcaaataAAGGGTTCTTAGCTTATGTGCAGCCTTGGTCAAAATACTCACTTATATGAAAAAGATACACACTAAATAATGATATGTAAGGATTTCTGCAGTTCctaaaaagaaaggtagacattTAAGTGGTTGATAAATTTGAAAAGATGACTATATAATAACCACGTTGCTACAGTACATAAAAATTACAGAAACtgtattagtttttaaaaaaaactcatgaCAATGGTAccatttcagggaaaaaaaatatgaaaaaacagGAATTAAAATAGTTGAACTAGTAAATATGAAAATCATCCGTCAGGAAGAACCAATTCATTTTCAACATGTGAAAAGAATAAAATACAGGGGCATTAAGCAGAACTACAAATTCTTAATGAGGCAAACACAAACAAATACCAGTGAGTAAGGGCCAGGTCTAATGTAAAGGAGGTAATCTATCTCATAGCAAATTTGATGCACACAGACAGATGAATgctgtaagttaaaaaaaaattcgtTTCATTTTGTTGCGCATGCACCTCTTGCAATAAATTTGAGTCAGCACCAATGACAGCTCTGCAGTCCTCCTATGTGGTACTGATCAGGTGGTTGCAGAGCTTCAGCTCACAGCAAcacaatgcagctgagcacagccAGAAGCGGCTCCTACTCTCCAGAACAAGGCGACCTTTAAGCTTAAGTTTCCTGAAGAAAATGAGATGCTGATATTGAAGCTGACACTATGGTAAGCTGTTATTTCAATCAGTAAAAGACTGATTTTAAAATTCTtactatttcctctttttttttttttttaaaaaaaggtcaatgTTAGAATTGAATATATGTTTAATAGCAAGTGCATGCACCAGAAATTTGCTGCAGTGTCTGTGGagggattttttcccctttttaatagTCATTAGGCTTATAAATAAACATGCTGTTTTCCTTTAGAATTGGCACttgaataaattaagaaaaattcaCTTTAAAATGTGAAGCTTTACGGTATGATTCTGGTCCAGATTTTTCAAGTGTCTTAAAATGTTTTACAAGGATATATTTATTCTACAAAGATAAATATGAAATTTCAAAGTACTGCTTTAATATCTAAATAAACACTTATACACATACATTGGCTGTTACATTActgcagagattaaaaaaaaacaaaacaccaaaataGAGACacgacagccattttttccccatctgAGTAAGAAGGGATATTATCAAAATTGGCAGTAGCTTAAGATTTCAACTCTTCAATCTCAGagaattccattttataaaatccaTGCTCCAGGAAGATAAATGAGAATATGGGGGAGGGCAGAAGATAGGGGGCTAGGATGAGATAGAGCCAAATGCAGGAGAGAGTAAGGGCAGAAAGTCTCTCTACCACATAGCCCCAATTGAAGGATTAAACATTTGGACTGTAAATGAAGGGGAGCTTTGTTAGTTTAATCACTGGAACAATTATAAAAGGACTCAACAACAAGGAGGTTTATTGAAAATTTTGCCTAATGCTAACTGACCCGTGCAGATGCCTAAATTGTATTTGCATATTAAAAGAAGGGTGTATCTGTTTGTTTCCAGGCTTTGATGGAATATCAAATATTGAAAATGTCTCCCAGCCTGttcatgcttctgtttctcaCACCTGGTATTCTATGCATATGTCCTCTCCAATGTATATGCACAGAGAGGAGCAGGCATGTGGATTGTTCAGGCAAAAACTTGACTATATTACCATCTGGACTGCAAGAAAATATTATCCATTTAAATTTGTCTTATAACCATTTTACTGATCTTCATAACCAGTTAACCCAATATACCAATCTGAGGACCCTGGACATTTCAAATAACAGATTTGAAAGTCTGCCGGCCCAGTTGCCTCGGTCCCTGTGGAACATGTCTGCTGCTAACAACAACATTAAGCTGCTTGACAAATCTGATACTGCTTATCAATGGAACCTTAAATATTTGGATGTTTCTAAGAATATGCTGGAGAAGGTTGTTCTCATTAAAAATACACTAAGAAATCTTGAGGTTCTCAACCTCAGTAGTAACAAGCTTTGGACAGTTCCGACCAACATGCCCTCCAAACTACATGTTGTGGATCTATCTAACAATTCCTTGACACAAATCCTTCCAGGAACATTAATAAACCTGACAAATCTCACACATCTTTACCTGCACAACAACAAGTTCACATTCATCCCAGATCAAGCTTTTGATCAAATCTTTCAGTTGCAAGAGATAACTCTTTACAACAACAGGTGGCTATGTGACCAAAACCAAAATATTACTTACTTATTGAAGTGGGTGATGGAAACAAAAGCCCATGTGATAGGGACTCCCTGTTCAAGTCAAATATCATCTTTGAAGGTACATGACATATACCCTACACCTTCTGGATTTACCTCAAGCTTATTCACTGGAAGTGGGATAGAGACTGTAGACACCATCAACTCTCTGAGTATGGCAACACAACCCAAAGTGACCAAAATACCCAAACAATACCGAACAAGGGAAACAACTTTTGGTGTCACTTTAAGCAAAGATACCACCTTTACTAGCACTGACAAGGCTTTTGTGTCCTACCCAGATGATACTTCAACAGAAACGATCAATTCACATGAAGCAGCTGCTGCAACTCTAACTATTCATCTCCAAGAAGGAATGGTTACAAACACAAGCCTCACTAGTTCAACAAAATCATCCCCAACACCCATGACCCTAAGTATTACTAGTGGCATGCCAAATAATTTCTCAGAAATGCCTCAACGAAGCACAACTCTTAATCTACGGAGGGAAGAGACGACAAGTGTAAAACCTCACTTACCTTCTGTGGCAAGTGCTTGGGAAGTGAATGCTTTGCTTCTCTTAATGTTCAATGCTGTGGTCATGGTGGCTGTGTAGGGTCTGAATTTTCTGGAACTACTCAAAGAATTCCTCCCTGATGTATAGCTGGGAATATATGCCCCTATCTAACCAGTGATAAAGCTATATTAAATATCAAGAAAGCCAGTCTTATATTTCTGAAACTGATGTAAATGGGTAATTTGTCTTAAATAAAAGAAGTGCACAATGTCTTGGTACTTGCTGCTATTTTACTGTCTGAAGTAAAACTAAtgagtttccttttaaaaatgaaatttttctttttaaggcttCAATACATTGCACAAAATACAAAGCATTTAAACTTTAATATGTACTTATGTATGTTTACACTATCAAAcatctggggaaaaaataaaaggtctATGCTCATAACTGTGTCATTTGTTTTCTAGTTACACTAGCTTAATCTAGTTAGTAGAATCAAAACAACCTAACAATTTTTGTCCTAATGTACCCGAATAAAGTATTTAAGGTGAATAAAATGTTGGAGGCATCCTACAACTTTGCTACTAAAGTAAAATTGTGGTTACCACCCAATGAATGGTTCTGTCACATCATTATTCTATACACAAACCATAATTGTTTTAAATCTAAATGATGTCCTGCTTCTGAGGAACTCTTGGCTACTTTACAGATTATATAATGGACAAAAGCTCTTCAAAAAGCTAGAAGATGCTAGGCTTTGCATTTTAATAAGGAAAGTTTGGTGGTTTCATTTTTGCATTTAAGAAGAGTATTAAAAACTCACTGAAAAGCTTTAAagacccataaagaatttttttggTACATATTTAGttgacaatagaaaaaaaaagtactgtttaCAAATAAAAAGTTTTCTATGGACAATGAAAGGGGATTTACCTTTTCCACATCAGAAATTAGAATATGACTTAActgaattaaaataattttagctCCAAGATAAACTCATGGAAATGTAATAACATGGCTactgaggaaagggaaaaggaaaatggGAAAAGGACGGGACTCATTTAGAGTAACAATCAGTATATGAGAGAACAAGACTAAGGCTAGGTGTAGGGAAGATCTTGACAtaccaaataaaaatacatgAGACTCCAACTAGAAGAAAACTGGGATATTCTGTAAATACCAAAGTAAGCTATCTTATAAATTAGTGAGAAATAGTAATTGCCAAGAGTCAGAAAAAAGAAGTCCGGAAACAAGGGTAGATTAAAATGCAAGGCAGTCTAATTGAAATAAGTGAGTCACAAATGAAGCATTTAATTTTTGAGACATAAATGAGGATCAATTTCAAGTCTTCCTAGAGTTGGGAAAAGTGTACAGAAAAACAAATCTTTGTGCTCCTTCCTAAAACGTTGTAAGATTAAGAAAagatttctttctatcttgaaAATACttgtttttagagagagaaatatctttaaaaaaaaaattttcccttttgttgactttgtcttttattgttgttgtaattattgttgttgttgttattgatgtcctcgcagttggataggacagagagaaatagagagaggaggggaagacagagggggaagagaaagatagacacctgcagacctgcttcaccgcctgtgaagcgacacaggtggggagctgggggctcaaactgggatccttatgccagtccttgcatttcgcaccacgtgcacttaacctgttgtactactgcccgactcctgagaaaTAATAGCTTAtgtacttttcttttccttttaagggTCAGACTTATGAAAAATTACTATAAGTTTCAATAAAACAATTCCTTTGCTGTGTTGTTTGGTGTATTTTAGAACACTTTCCTACCCTAGCAAATATAAGTGCTTACCACATTAGAAAATTTTACTACAATAAAAAGGGATTGTTTTCAAAAACtttaaaatagtgattttaaaaatgCACTATTTATCCAAATGGGCAATGTTCCTAATCTCTCCAATCACTGAGCTAGtagcttcaccatccatgattGAGTTTAATTTGCTTTGATATTTCCTATTTTATCACACATTTGAGTCTCTTTAAAAACACATATACTGAGTTTCACAGAAAGTAGGGCACTTTGAAGGTGCCAAAAATTCAACATTGTCTTAGAAATCCTCTGGAGAAATTGACAAGAAAGTTAAATGATGGATTATAGCATTAGCAGCATCTACAGTTCATGGCAATCTTTCTGACATGTCTGCAAAATGCATAAGAAAACCCCAGGAAATTTATGATTTCTGGCAATTACATAGACTCCTTAGAAAGAAATTATCTAGCCTTTGGAAGTGGGGGTACTTGGAATCAAATGCAGTATCTCACACATGTGAAGCAAGCACTTTACCACTGAGTTACATTCCTGGCCCTATCTAGCCTTAAAGTAATTACATAATACTTACTTCTAAGGAACTTATGTCTTAAGAATTATTGTCAAAATGTTCACTACTTCCCACCAAGATGATAACTACCATATAACTGTGCTCAGTAAACATTTGAAAATGCATTAGTCCTTAATATCTTTCTCAAAAGCTTTGAAGATACATATcctcccatctatccatccatcttttGATTTATTCATCCAGCAGGTTGGATTGGTTCTATTTTTACAAGTTTCTCACTAGTCAAGATAATTCAAATAAAAGCATAAACACAAAAGCAAATGCAATAAGGGATAAAGTAGCAGTGAATAGTGTGTGTTATCCTACAAAAGACCTAAATCctgccctgtctttttttttttttcctccagggttattgctgggcttggtggctcctggaggccattttttcccccaacttgttgcccttgttgttgtagcctcattgtggttattattgccattgttgacactgttcgttgttggataggacagagagaaatggagagaggaggggaagacagagagggggagagaaagataagacacctgcagacctgcttcaccgcctgtgaagcgactcccctgcaggtggggagctgggggctcgaacccgggtccttacgccggtccctgcgctttgcgccacatgcgcttaacccactgtgtcaccgcTCGACCCCCGCCCTGTCATTTTTTTAGTGTACAACTCAGGACAAGTCATTTAACTGCTcttatcactgtttttttttttccatttataaaaCAGACTGCCAGACTCTAGTGTTTCTCTCCGAGAACTAAATAGTACAGTCCACATTAAGCCTTATTGCTGTCTTAAACTCCACATTTCAATATGCTGTACTGTTGCTACTACTGTTATCAGTAGTTTATTAAATATGCATATCTATGCCCAAGGTTTTGAGAAATTCCCATCTATGAAAACATCCAAATTCTATGAGATGAGAAATGTTCAATTTGCCCCAGTCTCTACTACTCTAGAATTCAACTTCAGACACCAGTGCAACAGGAACCCAGAAGAAAGTCAAAGTAATATTTATATGTCATAGCAAAACAGCTAAGTATTTTGTATATGTGTAAATAGCTATGGAG
Above is a window of Erinaceus europaeus chromosome 12, mEriEur2.1, whole genome shotgun sequence DNA encoding:
- the EVI2B gene encoding protein EVI2B; the encoded protein is MDSKYFILILFCGYLKSTVFSDTEAITKEKQPRSYVSPSSQNTTGNFLGQTTQFDNVSSEQSTPPAKTVEQPITTTLTPFGKTAAYTSGGQSFTKQPIPKANTSSQRTVQPVLTSARQTPPTDYTSKQVLLSVYSSSRKPAISTDLSLSTQLTSTVKGSPRSTPGFILKPTIKNTSSQKSNSNSTAAIFIGIILTFMLIAIIVIVLWKCLRKPVLNDQNWAGRSPFADGETPDMCLDNIRENETSTKHTSIISLMAWKPSKSALLADDLEIKLFESSENIEDSNNSKAEKIKDQANGTSEDSADGSTIGTAVSSSDDTDLPPPPPSLLDLEGQESNQADEPAVTIVPLINDSTNPLPSPDCPNQVCEDHNSEFKQSFPPPPDSFNLPSPPADIMNNQEDCNNDIQSHESPTLLVPEQELNEFLPPPPEELS
- the OMG gene encoding oligodendrocyte-myelin glycoprotein — encoded protein: MALMEYQILKMSPSLFMLLFLTPGILCICPLQCICTERSRHVDCSGKNLTILPSGLQENIIHLNLSYNHFTDLHNQLTQYTNLRTLDISNNRFESLPAQLPRSLWNMSAANNNIKLLDKSDTAYQWNLKYLDVSKNMLEKVVLIKNTLRNLEVLNLSSNKLWTVPTNMPSKLHVVDLSNNSLTQILPGTLINLTNLTHLYLHNNKFTFIPDQAFDQIFQLQEITLYNNRWLCDQNQNITYLLKWVMETKAHVIGTPCSSQISSLKVHDIYPTPSGFTSSLFTGSGIETVDTINSLSMATQPKVTKIPKQYRTRETTFGVTLSKDTTFTSTDKAFVSYPDDTSTETINSHEAAAATLTIHLQEGMVTNTSLTSSTKSSPTPMTLSITSGMPNNFSEMPQRSTTLNLRREETTSVKPHLPSVASAWEVNALLLLMFNAVVMVAV